A segment of the Panicum hallii strain FIL2 chromosome 1, PHallii_v3.1, whole genome shotgun sequence genome:
AGAAAATTTGTTCTGTGTTTGATCAGTAAGGACTAAGGAGGCATTTTTTGGTGAAAAGAATATGAGTTTATTTTATGAATCGATAACTCCAGCTGTAAGATTATCAATTGATACCATAATGTGTGTCGTAAACTTCGTTGATTGAGATACATGCTTTTCATTTTTCCTGAATTGCATTCTATAAGTAATTCTTTTAGGTTACATCCAAATATTTATGTTGGATCCTCAAAAATATACGTCATGATGGTCAATGATCTTATAGGGAAATACAGATAATTGAACAGACCACCTCATGGAATAAGGAGTGAAATCTAGGCACACAGAAGTAGAAGGGCATAAAACCAGAAGTATAGAGAAACTTCAATGCTGAAACAAGATTCACCAGTAAACCCACGTGAACAAGAATGCATGAGATGCTGGGGGCAATGGGTAAAGTTATTTTAACTGACAGATGGGCAGCCATTTAATTGTTGTTGCCCCACTATTATACCTGGAGCCTGGGAGTTATCCAGCTTTCTGGTAAATAACTTCCCATTTTCTATTTACACTTGACTGAAATTCCTTACAACGTTAGCCTAGGTACAACTACTTCATACCCACCTTGGTGTAACCAGAAAACGGCATTGAAGGATCATGCTGTGGTATAAACTGCATGAACACACCAGAGCTTTGGAAACTTACTCAACTGTTGAAGTACTAGAGACCATTCACTGCAGAAACAATATTCAGAGTTTCAGACAAGCAACCAACATGCATATATCCAAAGTCCTGTCTCCATGTAATGCCATGCACTCTAATTTTGAGGTAATATCAAGCTTCGCAGTTGCAACAATGCTAAGATAAGCTATGTGTTTTTCATTAACAAGATGTAAATCAATCTTATAACAAAAACTTAATAAATTTTAGAGCTGTCTTGATAAAACCTAAAACAACTTACTTTCTTTGGTTCCGGTACTGGCGCAATGAATGTTGGTTCTACCACTGCAATGCTGTTTTTCTTGCCTTCAGATGCATATTTCCTGTGAAGCCATGTTGACAATTGTGGAGAAATCACCATGGAAGATACACCCATTAACCTGCGATGCGGAGTGGCTTCGTTTTGTCTTTTCACCAAAGCAGGGCATGAAAAATCCCGGTATGTATTGGTTTTTGGGTGCTCTGATATTGGAGGCCAGAATAGGGATGGTGTTGGTGTTGGAGGCATGCTAGGAGCACAGGATGGAAGGAAAGCTTCCAGGATTGGAGACAACTTCAGATCTCTAATTCTGCCAAAAATTGAGGTATTTAGACCAAGGTTCCTTGAACTCCATTCTGTGATGATTTGGGCTAGCTGTTTCAGCCTGTAAGGCTGTAGAAAATTGCTGCGATCTATCAGGGAAATGGAAACTTGGACTGTAACTGGTGTTGCAACCGTTGAGCCATTCGTATTTGTTAACTTGACAAATAATTCCTGCATTTGCATTTTTGCATAAATATGCTGCGACTTCATGTCAAGATCTTTAAAGGAAAAAATATTCAAGGTACATGTGAATTTAGCGCACGAGAGGGATAGAGTGGGGGTGACCTCATCTGGTGTCTGCTGCAATATTAATGCAAGCTCACTCTTCATCTCCTCAAGAAATTCTCTTACTTCACGAATTGTCAAGTCAAATGTGATGCTGAAAATAGGCTGAATTGAGTCTGCACGGGAAGCATTATGTGGAAGCAACACTGTAATCCCTCCTGGGAATCCCAGGATCTCTAAGCAAAGTGGGTCTCCGAAAGTAGATGGCGTCAGAGATAAATTCAGCTGCTGAAGTGTAAGTCTTATCAAAGATGTTCTTAGTGCCTTGATGGATTTTATGCTCATGGAGGTATTTCTTGGGTCTGGAAGAACACCAAATTTCACATAAGTGGTATTCGTATAATTGTATGGACGCATGGAAACTGAAACCTGCAGAATTTTCATCCAATATTCAGTTACTTGGCAAATTGTTTGTGGTACTGAAGTGAACTTCATACCTTACTATTGGGCACGCCTATTTGGTTATATATCTCCTTTTCAAGCGTCCCGCCTTGTGAAGCTATCTGTGACTCTGGCACTAACAAAATGAAGCCTGCCTCGATTTCTGCTTGAGAAACGAATCTTTGGGTGTTAAAAGAAGGTAAAAGAATGCGGGGGGAGAACTGGACGAACTGCTGTTCTGCTATACACAAGTTGTGTTTTCATGTTCTTCTTTACTGAAGATTTTGCCTTATTTGTTTTTTTTGAAGGAGCTGTAACATGTAGCCTTTGAATTAGTTGTTCTTCTACGGAATGAGTGAAGTCCCTGGACTTACCTGCGAGTATGTCAGGGTCATCAGGGACCCCTCCTCCTGATGCCCGGAGATGAAGCAGCATGAAGAAGGCCGAGAGGAAGCCGCCGACGGCCAGGAGGAGCACAGAGACGCACGTTGCACTGACCACCTTGCCGGCGACTGCCCCACAACGGCAGCGGCTGAACCTGGCCGCCGGCGCAGCGTTGGGGAAGGCCTGCTCAGGTTCAGCGCGACCGGCCTTGCCCATGGCGAGCGCATCTGGCACTCGTTTCTCTTCGGCTCGTCAGTGTGGAGGGATCATCTaagctggaggcggcggctgcgttGCGTTGGGGGGCAACCGAAAAGCTGGCACTGGTGCTCGCCGTTGCCGCAACGGCGACGTGAATGGGGACGGGTTTGGGTGTTAGGAGCGGTGGATGAGAACGTTCCCAACGATAACAACATAGGCCGGCTGTCAATGGTTGTTGGTTTAGTTTTGAACGTAGAAAAAGGGTTCTAGCTCCGGTTGTTTTGACTTTTGTTCTTCTACAGTTTTCCATCTAGTTGCATCAAGAGGCACTAGGAAaagctttttttttcttgtttaAGAACCAGACTTATTTTTGTGCTACTTGCAG
Coding sequences within it:
- the LOC112878396 gene encoding uncharacterized protein LOC112878396 isoform X1, translated to MGKAGRAEPEQAFPNAAPAARFSRCRCGAVAGKVVSATCVSVLLLAVGGFLSAFFMLLHLRASGGGVPDDPDILAEIEAGFILLVPESQIASQGGTLEKEIYNQIGVPNSKVSVSMRPYNYTNTTYVKFGVLPDPRNTSMSIKSIKALRTSLIRLTLQQLNLSLTPSTFGDPLCLEILGFPGGITVLLPHNASRADSIQPIFSITFDLTIREVREFLEEMKSELALILQQTPDEELFVKLTNTNGSTVATPVTVQVSISLIDRSNFLQPYRLKQLAQIITEWSSRNLGLNTSIFGRIRDLKLSPILEAFLPSCAPSMPPTPTPSLFWPPISEHPKTNTYRDFSCPALVKRQNEATPHRRLMGVSSMVISPQLSTWLHRKYASEGKKNSIAVVEPTFIAPVPEPKKVSCFRFYQDSSKIY
- the LOC112878396 gene encoding uncharacterized protein LOC112878396 isoform X2 — protein: MGKAGRAEPEQAFPNAAPAARFSRCRCGAVAGKVVSATCVSVLLLAVGGFLSAFFMLLHLRASGGGVPDDPDILAEIEAGFILLVPESQIASQGGTLEKEIYNQIGVPNSKVSVSMRPYNYTNTTYVKFGVLPDPRNTSMSIKSIKALRTSLIRLTLQQLNLSLTPSTFGDPLCLEILGFPGGITVLLPHNASRADSIQPIFSITFDLTIREVREFLEEMKSELALILQQTPDEELFVKLTNTNGSTVATPVTVQVSISLIDRSNFLQPYRLKQLAQIITEWSSRNLGLNTSIFGRIRDLKLSPILEAFLPSCAPSMPPTPTPSLFWPPISEHPKTNTYRDFSCPALVKRQNEATPHRRLMGVSSMVISPQLSTWLHRKYASEGKKNSIAVVEPTFIAPVPEPKK